A single genomic interval of Penicillium psychrofluorescens genome assembly, chromosome: 2 harbors:
- a CDS encoding uncharacterized protein (ID:PFLUO_003501-T1.cds;~source:funannotate) encodes MTRIQVPFPSPTTLKKFPHIHEDPSTLSHDIDPFTITTSTGFLPYATAPTTLPEAFQPLADLLDRLPVVKADGKPGLLATYELGPACKDFPDLTDEVDKLVTADGSPDLFNITAVFRDYTFLASSYLLEPCFENWSKNPDNGYGLGRDVLPKAIARPMYHAAQILDLPPFMSYAASYALFNYHVADPAKGLAEYTNLRLTRAFERGLDPKSSEAGFILTHVDMVKETGGLINGVLKVVDTLEQHGDRQEINDGFREILTTMEKIEESMETMWGNSKPAEYLSFRVFIFGITSQSMFPNGVIYEGCEDDKPLNFRGESGANDSIIPLLDHLCQIPMPSTPLTKILHEFRAYRPLPHRTFLTYIREKAEEVSVRDYAVQDSETAVLFLRTLDHVRSFRWRHWLFAREYIIRRTPHPTATGGSPIVTWLPNQLSAVMDLMVSIYDTYLAPKEGSAVVSNGAGRKQDLIASHRKQVEPMMEQVRDQRDKLAKEVERWCKERGV; translated from the exons ATGACTCGAATCCAAgtccccttcccttcccctaCTACCCTGAAGAAGTTCCCTCATATCCACGAGGACCCTTCTACCCTGTCCCATGATATTGACCCCTTCACCATTACTACCTCTACGGGCTTCCTACCTTATGCTACGGCACCCACTACATTGCCGGAGGCTTTCCAGCCCTTGGCTGATCTCCTTGACCGTCTGCCTGTAGTCAAGGCTGACGGCAAGCCCGGTCTGCTGGCCACTTATGAGCTCGGCCCTGCTTGCAAGGACTTCCCGGACCTCACAGATGAGGTTGATAAACTTGTCACCGCTGACGGGTCGCCGGACCtcttcaacatcaccgcCGTCTTCCGGGACTATACCTTCCTGGCCTCGTCGTACCTGCTCGAGCCGTGCTTTGAAAACTGGTCTAAGAACCCGGATAACGGGTACGGCCTTGGCCGGGATGTTCTGCCCAAGGCTATTGCTCGCCCTATGTACCATGCTGCTCAGAT TTTGGACCTTCCACCCTTCATGTCCTATGCGGCCTCCTACGCCCTCTTCAACTATCATGTCGCCGACCCCGCGAAAGGCCTGGCGGAATATACTAACCTCCGCCTGACGCGCGCTTTTGAGCGTGGCCTGGACCCCAAGAGCTCCGAGGCAGGCTTTATCCTGACCCATGTCGACATGGTGAAAGAGACTGGCGGACTCATCAACGGTGTCTTGAAAGTGGTCGACACTCTAGAGCAGCATGGAGATCGCCAGGAAATCAATGATGGATTCCGTGAGATCCTGAcgaccatggagaagatcgaggaaTCCATGGAGA CGATGTGGGGAAACTCCAAGCCAGCCGAATATCTCTCTTTCCGCGTgttcatcttcggcatcacCTCGCAGTCGATGTTCCCCAATGGTGTCATCTACGAGGGCTGCGAGGACGACAAGCCCCTCAACTTCCGCGGCGAGAGCGGTGCCAACGACAGCATT ATCCCCCTGCTCGACCACCTCTGCCAAATTCCCATGCCCTCTACACCCCTCACCAAAATTCTGCACGAGTTCCGTGCCTACCGGCCTCTCCCCCACCGCACGTTCCTGACCTACATCCGCGAAAAGGCTGAGGAAGTCAGCGTGCGCGACTACGCAGTCCAGGACTCCGAGACGGCCGTCCTATTCCTCCGAACGCTGGACCACGTCCGCAGCTTCCGCTGGCGCCACTGGCTCTTTGCGCGGGAGTACATCATTCGTCGTACGCCGCACCCGACCGCCACTGGTGGAAGCCCTATTGTGACG TGGCTGCCTAACCAGCTCTCGGCGGTCATGGATCTGATGGTCAGCATCTACGACACGTATCTTGCGCCAAAGGAAGGCAGCGCTGTTGTTTCGAATGGGGCCGGCCGTAAGCAAGATCTGATTGCCTCGCACCGGAAGCAGGTCGAGCCCATGATGGAGCAGGTGCGTGACCAGCGGGACAAGCTGGCGAAAGAGGTCGAGCGTTGGTGCAAAGAGCGCGGTGTTTAA